From Aureibacillus halotolerans, a single genomic window includes:
- a CDS encoding LCP family protein: MMNSRHGNRSKRKKKIWFLILTPILVIGIVATSYAVSVSMSAKEAVNNAQQEIEGRETTNKSELREEVVDPNVDNISILFMGIDDSTNRGYGASHARTDALLLATFNETDKSVKVVSIPRDSYVEIVGRDFYDKINHAHAFGGIDMTVNTVEQFLDVPVDYYVRLNFNAFMSIVNTLGGVTVDVPFEFTEQDSEDVQGAITLQEGLQQLNGEEALAFARTRVDSDYQRGIRQQQIIEAIIKKSMSFESLTKFDDVFASIGDNLTTNMSFDEMMSFHDYILSGSTPEVEHLTLIGEATYIRNNAGQDIYYYKVQDQSLQEVKDSLQAHLDLNDTTSPSTTLTQPGSSDADGSQTNEIQLQ; encoded by the coding sequence ATGATGAATTCCAGGCATGGGAACCGGAGCAAACGAAAGAAAAAGATCTGGTTTCTCATACTAACCCCTATTCTCGTTATAGGAATTGTTGCCACGTCTTACGCGGTCAGCGTAAGCATGTCAGCAAAAGAGGCCGTAAACAATGCACAACAAGAAATTGAGGGGCGAGAGACCACCAATAAATCAGAACTAAGAGAAGAAGTCGTTGATCCTAATGTAGACAACATTTCAATTCTGTTTATGGGCATTGATGACAGTACAAACCGTGGATACGGCGCCTCACACGCTCGAACAGATGCCCTTTTGCTTGCTACATTCAACGAAACTGATAAATCGGTCAAGGTCGTTAGCATTCCCCGTGACTCCTACGTTGAGATCGTGGGTCGTGACTTTTATGATAAAATTAATCACGCGCATGCATTTGGCGGCATTGATATGACGGTCAACACTGTTGAGCAATTTCTTGATGTTCCAGTGGATTATTATGTTCGATTAAACTTCAATGCGTTTATGTCTATCGTCAATACACTCGGTGGTGTAACCGTTGATGTTCCTTTTGAATTCACTGAGCAAGACTCAGAGGATGTCCAAGGCGCCATTACACTCCAAGAAGGACTTCAACAGCTAAACGGTGAGGAAGCCTTAGCCTTTGCCCGTACTCGTGTCGACAGTGATTATCAACGAGGCATCCGCCAGCAACAAATTATTGAAGCGATTATCAAAAAATCCATGAGCTTTGAATCATTAACAAAGTTCGATGATGTGTTTGCAAGTATCGGAGACAATTTAACGACCAATATGAGCTTTGATGAAATGATGTCCTTTCATGATTATATTTTGTCTGGGTCAACCCCAGAAGTAGAGCATCTTACCTTGATAGGAGAAGCGACGTATATCCGCAACAACGCGGGACAGGACATCTATTATTACAAGGTACAAGATCAATCTCTTCAAGAGGTCAAAGATTCGCTTCAAGCGCACTTGGATTTGAATGATACCACCTCCCCTTCCACAACGCTAACACAGCCTGGAAGTTCTGATGCTGATGGGTCTCAAACAAACGAGATCCAACTACAATAG
- the csaB gene encoding polysaccharide pyruvyl transferase CsaB has product MKIVMSGYFGFDNMGDEAILYSIIHALRKQQPNVDITVLSNQPEKTAAEYGVQAINRWKIRDVFKAIRASDGLISGGGSLLQDVTSAKTVPYYAGIMMLAAIAKKPIVIYAQGIGPLNSLPSKRISASVMKKAALITVRDQSSCDLLRSIGVKKPIDIVPDPVLGMKPKSTFPNAFHAMEIQQKVILVSVRDWSSEEPYLDKIAEVLDRLHSDGYAIALLPVHGEHDLKTSQALAEKMTNAAIMLPHDASLEEKLAMVRDSTLLIGMRLHALIFAAAADTPFIGVSYDPKIDAFCQQVKQPIIGHVNDAWTAEQLYMMTVKQLNDPNTTSELQKVTLSLKTLADETATKALGAMRT; this is encoded by the coding sequence ATGAAGATCGTCATGTCAGGGTATTTTGGTTTTGACAATATGGGGGATGAGGCGATCCTCTACTCAATTATCCATGCACTAAGAAAGCAGCAGCCAAATGTGGACATCACTGTTCTTTCGAATCAGCCGGAAAAAACGGCCGCTGAATACGGTGTTCAAGCGATTAATCGCTGGAAAATTAGAGATGTCTTCAAAGCCATTCGTGCTAGTGATGGACTCATTAGCGGGGGCGGGAGCTTGTTGCAGGATGTGACAAGTGCAAAAACAGTCCCGTATTATGCCGGTATCATGATGCTCGCTGCCATTGCTAAAAAGCCAATTGTTATTTATGCACAAGGCATTGGACCGCTCAATAGTTTGCCTTCTAAGCGAATTAGTGCAAGTGTGATGAAGAAGGCAGCACTCATTACCGTACGAGATCAAAGTTCATGTGATCTTCTTCGCTCCATAGGTGTGAAAAAGCCAATTGACATCGTTCCAGATCCTGTGCTGGGCATGAAACCGAAGAGTACGTTCCCTAATGCCTTTCATGCAATGGAAATACAACAGAAGGTCATTCTTGTATCTGTGCGTGATTGGTCATCAGAAGAGCCTTATTTGGACAAAATCGCTGAGGTGCTTGATCGCCTGCACAGTGATGGCTATGCAATCGCATTGCTTCCTGTTCATGGCGAACATGATTTGAAAACAAGTCAGGCGCTTGCAGAAAAAATGACGAATGCGGCGATTATGCTTCCACATGATGCATCTTTGGAAGAAAAGCTTGCGATGGTTCGCGATAGCACATTGCTCATCGGCATGAGGCTTCATGCATTAATTTTTGCAGCAGCGGCAGACACACCTTTCATTGGTGTCAGCTACGACCCGAAAATTGATGCATTCTGCCAACAAGTAAAACAGCCAATCATCGGACACGTCAATGATGCTTGGACAGCAGAGCAACTTTACATGATGACTGTGAAACAATTAAATGATCCAAATACAACGAGTGAACTGCAAAAGGTCACATTGTCGTTGAAAACACTTGCTGACGAGACAGCAACGAAGGCGCTTGGAGCCATGCGCACGTAA
- a CDS encoding YigZ family protein, producing the protein MLSHYYTVKSEGEHEIIIQKSRFIGSCRRVESAEEAIDFIQQKKKQHAAATHNCSAYLIGENDLIQKANDDGEPSGTAGVPMLEVLKKQQLKDTVVVVTRYFGGIKLGAGGLIRAYGKAVSEALLHTGVVKRTLMTIVQTDIEYSLLGKVENEVRQSPYPLKQMDYLENVRIQLYVEQDAFPQFQEWMTELTNGQGQISVIGSEYLEEDA; encoded by the coding sequence GTGTTATCTCATTATTATACAGTAAAATCGGAAGGCGAACATGAAATCATCATTCAAAAATCGAGATTTATTGGATCTTGTCGACGCGTGGAATCTGCTGAAGAGGCGATCGACTTTATTCAACAAAAAAAGAAGCAGCATGCAGCAGCAACACACAATTGCTCTGCGTACCTCATCGGTGAAAACGATCTGATCCAAAAAGCCAATGATGACGGTGAACCATCTGGAACAGCAGGTGTTCCAATGCTTGAAGTATTAAAAAAGCAACAGCTGAAGGACACTGTTGTTGTGGTCACTAGATATTTTGGAGGAATCAAGCTAGGAGCAGGTGGCCTCATTCGTGCTTACGGAAAAGCAGTGAGTGAAGCCCTTCTTCATACCGGTGTGGTGAAGCGAACGTTAATGACAATTGTCCAAACAGACATAGAGTATTCCTTATTAGGAAAGGTTGAAAATGAAGTAAGACAATCTCCTTATCCTCTTAAGCAAATGGATTATTTAGAGAACGTTCGCATACAGCTATATGTAGAACAGGATGCCTTTCCACAATTCCAAGAGTGGATGACGGAGCTAACGAATGGTCAAGGACAAATTTCGGTCATCGGAAGCGAATACCTGGAAGAAGATGCTTAA
- a CDS encoding N-acetylmuramoyl-L-alanine amidase, whose product MGKSRRILQAFLVVLAVFLFTGQADAAEKGTVTGNNLNVRSAPSLDGSVLGKLQNGDQVQVTGKQNDWLEITYNGQKAFAHKAYISVANQTSGAFAISVNGKAVKPPTTPVMKDNHLLVPFRVISEALGVTVRWDNDTRQVFAKDNGKKVIMTVGSTKVNVAGETVTTPIAPSIQNDYTLIPLRFFSEAFGANVHWDQDTQSVTIKRNENSNTPPPNPSDTPNPIMTNTIQANGTELKKTPIASSSTLATLNKGAKVDVLKNDGNWLYVSYNGEKGYIHSSAVSASQSPEVSGMTLKVTATSLNVRSSGSASSQKLGALTKGQEAKVLEMNDTWAKVQSGSLVGWVHTGYVTLYKNGELIRFLSAPEKIDGNGRTTFVWHKQGNVNTRQIMTDNGVAISTNANSIGSFPFQHPGIKSVNTTDGSYGKQIQVILAPGYHYVVRHSGGDVQLDILPSGLSGKKIVLDAGHGGRDNGATGVTGLLEKTLNLDVTKKLKAKLEAAGATVIESRPDGAYVSLSGRVDIAHQNGGDAFISIHSDSFSATSHGSTSFYHSGENPSWQQSKKMSDLAIHYLSSELGTHNRGSKDQSFHVIRETNIPAILIEVAFLSNPNEEHLLKQDWFREKAADALFKTLQAYYK is encoded by the coding sequence ATGGGGAAGAGTAGGAGAATTCTACAAGCCTTTTTGGTTGTGCTTGCAGTGTTTTTGTTCACTGGTCAGGCTGACGCTGCTGAAAAAGGAACGGTGACTGGCAACAACCTCAATGTCCGGTCGGCTCCTTCACTGGACGGTTCAGTGCTAGGAAAGTTGCAAAATGGTGATCAGGTTCAAGTCACAGGGAAACAGAATGATTGGCTAGAAATTACATACAATGGCCAAAAAGCGTTCGCTCACAAGGCGTATATCAGTGTAGCCAATCAAACGAGTGGTGCATTTGCGATTTCTGTGAATGGCAAGGCCGTAAAGCCGCCGACGACTCCTGTGATGAAAGACAATCACTTGCTCGTTCCATTTCGGGTGATTTCAGAAGCGCTTGGAGTCACTGTTCGTTGGGACAATGACACACGTCAGGTATTTGCCAAAGACAACGGCAAGAAAGTCATCATGACGGTTGGTTCGACAAAGGTCAACGTTGCAGGTGAGACGGTCACAACGCCGATAGCACCTAGCATCCAGAATGATTATACGTTAATTCCGTTGCGCTTTTTCTCCGAGGCATTCGGCGCGAATGTCCATTGGGATCAAGATACCCAGTCGGTGACGATTAAACGAAACGAAAATTCGAATACGCCACCACCAAACCCATCGGACACACCGAACCCGATCATGACTAATACCATCCAGGCAAACGGAACAGAGCTAAAAAAGACTCCGATTGCTAGCTCTTCCACTTTAGCGACGTTAAACAAAGGGGCGAAAGTGGATGTGCTTAAAAATGATGGAAACTGGCTCTATGTATCGTATAACGGTGAAAAAGGGTATATTCATAGCTCAGCTGTTAGCGCATCACAGTCCCCTGAGGTAAGTGGTATGACGTTAAAAGTAACCGCGACATCCCTCAATGTTCGCAGCAGCGGAAGTGCAAGTAGCCAAAAACTTGGTGCACTAACGAAGGGGCAAGAAGCAAAAGTCCTTGAGATGAACGATACATGGGCGAAGGTTCAATCAGGCAGCCTCGTTGGATGGGTGCACACAGGGTATGTGACACTTTACAAAAACGGCGAACTGATTCGATTCCTCAGTGCTCCTGAAAAAATTGACGGCAATGGTCGGACAACATTTGTTTGGCATAAGCAAGGCAATGTAAACACCCGCCAAATCATGACAGACAACGGTGTTGCGATTAGCACGAATGCGAATTCAATTGGTAGCTTCCCGTTCCAACACCCTGGAATTAAAAGTGTGAACACAACGGATGGTAGCTATGGGAAACAAATTCAAGTCATTTTGGCTCCTGGGTATCATTATGTCGTTCGGCACTCAGGTGGAGATGTTCAACTGGACATTCTTCCTAGTGGACTAAGTGGGAAGAAAATTGTACTGGATGCAGGTCATGGTGGACGAGACAATGGCGCAACCGGTGTGACAGGCTTACTGGAAAAAACATTAAACCTTGATGTGACTAAGAAGCTGAAGGCGAAGCTAGAGGCAGCAGGTGCAACGGTCATTGAGTCAAGACCTGATGGAGCGTATGTATCGCTTTCTGGTCGTGTTGATATTGCTCACCAAAATGGTGGAGATGCGTTTATCAGCATTCATTCTGACTCTTTTAGTGCGACATCACATGGGTCAACATCCTTTTATCATTCAGGAGAGAACCCAAGCTGGCAACAAAGCAAGAAGATGTCTGACTTGGCCATTCATTATTTATCGTCTGAGTTAGGGACCCATAATCGTGGTTCAAAAGATCAGAGCTTTCACGTCATTCGTGAAACCAATATCCCTGCCATTCTTATTGAAGTAGCGTTTTTGTCCAATCCTAATGAAGAACACTTACTCAAACAGGATTGGTTCCGTGAAAAAGCAGCGGACGCGCTCTTTAAAACATTACAAGCGTACTATAAATAA